atataatttatatatttatatattaaaaaatacgaACAAActctaattataattttaataataataataataattttatttaaagatttttacACTACACATAtttcatatgatataatatgatttggaatataaattttcttcCAACAATCCCATTGGATATAGAGTTTTGATGTGACTCGTGAGTAGCACTTTTCTCTAAATGAAATCAAAGTCAACCTAAATCTGGTACCATCAGTGGTGGCTTCTATCGGGGAAGGAGACTTCAAACGAAATCTTTGCAATATTCTTGTCTTATACCTAAGATGGAGGACACAGATCATCAGCTAAATCAGTAACATAGTGAGGGAAATTTGATATTGCACCCGAAACTAtaattcaattttcaaattgCATATCAAACTACTAAAAAACTTGGGACCCAAATTGGAAATTTCTTCCGAATTTGCACCACTAGTCTtcacttgtttttttttgtgatgCCAGTTGGACCACCTTTTAATGGATATGTTTCTCAGAAATGTCTTTGCTTTCTAAAAGTCAATGGAATTCCAAAGagtaaaacaaattttaaagaataatGGGGCTTAGAATTGGAAAGTGACAGCTTTGCTCACTTCAACATCTACATAGAACAAAACAACATGCTGACCCTAGTTTGAAATCAGGCATTGATGGTATTGTAGCTACACTTTTGGTATCCATGGAAGCCAAGTTTTACAGCCAAAAAAGCTTTTACATTCCAATTATACTTTCCTTCCAAATTCAGTGATCTCTTCCATGGTATAACCCGATACGCTACCCTTTCAGCCTCTTCAGCTATAAACTATCCCTTTCTCAACTTATTCCATCAACCCAACTCTCACATCTGATAATTCAAAAGCCAAGGTTTGATgggtagcaaaactcttatcaACCTTCTTCTCTTGTTACTAATTACAGGTAATTGATTATTTCTTATGTTTTCTGTGCATTCCTGTCATCTTAATGTGATAAAACCATTGTGATTGATCTGAACCAGTTGCGCATATCTTCTTCAGGTGCACACTCTGAGGTAACGTTCAACTTCGAAAACCGATGCACTTACACAGTATGGCTTGCTGCCAGCCCTTCAATTGGTGATGCTGATCCTGAGAGCGGTTCGGGAACCTTGGAGCTATTCTCAATGCCTGATCAATGGAGTGGAAGCATTTGGGCTAGGACAAACTGTGCCTACAATGTCTCCTATTTTTCATGTGAAACTGGGGACTGTGGTTCTGGCACCATAGATTGCCAATCCCCACCACCCACTTATCCGGTGACCTTACTCAATTTCGACATCAAACAATCGGTGGTCTCCTATGAAGTGAGCTTGAACCACGGGCACAACCTGCCTGTCCGGATCCAACCGGAAGGTGGATCTCTGCTTGGAGGAACAGGTTTGTGCCCTGTTGTAGATTGCATTGAAGATGTGAGTAACGTGTGTCCGGGTAACCTAGTCGCCACGAACAAGGATGGTCGATATGTCGGGTGTTACAGTGCTTGTGATGGTTTGAAGGATCCAAGATATTGCTGCACTGGGAACTATAGCAGTCCACAGGCTTGCCAATCTAATGAGTACTCCCAAAAGTTCAAGCAATTATGCAAACTTGCTCACACCTATCCAAGGGATAATGATCCTCCAGTTTATAGATGCTCCAGGGCAACCAGCTACAATATAACCTTTTGTCCCTCATAAACTTCACATGCCAGAAATCCTTGAAATTGAGGTATTGGTATTGTTGGAAATGACCATttcataaagaaataaaacaatttttggAAGACGAAGATGTTTTTGTGACTATGGTGTTAgccatattttaatcatttcgcTTATCAATCTAATTACTTGTAGAAATACAAAGATCAAAACTCCTAGTGTTATATGGAGAACATCCATTTTAAGTGGAGCAGAGGATTGATCTTATTTCCATTACAAGTGATATACTtcgttgtaaaaaaaaaaaatggtgatatACTTTGTTGCGCTGTCTGCAGAAGTAGTATGGAATGTAGAGATTTCTTTAAGAGGATTTGGATAGAACTGCTTAGCATGAGGTCTTCTATGGATATGCAGGTTGAAGACTACAATTGCAGTGCTCCGATAGATATATAGTACACTAACTATTGACATAATCCACCTTAGACAGATTCAATGTATAAAGGTTGGTTTAGTCAAATTAATCACTTCTTCAGAGTTATGTTACTGAATCATTAGAGATGAATCCATTAattacaaaacccaaaaaagaaTGTGTTGGTAAAATAATGTGTTAGAAAAACCAAAAGATTCtactaattttaaatgaaaattataaacgTAAGAAAAATGCTAGCTGGCCATTAAATTTTACAGCTTAGATGATCATCTTGACGTTGCACTACCATGTAATATCACgcggtttattaa
This Carya illinoinensis cultivar Pawnee chromosome 11, C.illinoinensisPawnee_v1, whole genome shotgun sequence DNA region includes the following protein-coding sequences:
- the LOC122281898 gene encoding pathogenesis-related thaumatin-like protein 3.5, with product MGSKTLINLLLLLLITGAHSEVTFNFENRCTYTVWLAASPSIGDADPESGSGTLELFSMPDQWSGSIWARTNCAYNVSYFSCETGDCGSGTIDCQSPPPTYPVTLLNFDIKQSVVSYEVSLNHGHNLPVRIQPEGGSLLGGTGLCPVVDCIEDVSNVCPGNLVATNKDGRYVGCYSACDGLKDPRYCCTGNYSSPQACQSNEYSQKFKQLCKLAHTYPRDNDPPVYRCSRATSYNITFCPS